The following proteins come from a genomic window of Heyndrickxia acidicola:
- a CDS encoding AzlC family ABC transporter permease: protein MEASAAESSNSNFRKGLQSGLSIAIGYFPIALTFGLLSKTTGLSFYETVLMSLVVFAGASQYMSLSLLAAGTNPILIVLTTFIVNIRHLLMSASLNAKVEDEKIWKKAVYAFGITDETFSVMATKDQTVSTGFAFGVILISYLSWVVNSGIGFIIGAALPKVLQEGMTVALYAMFIGLLVPSMKKSFKVVFLAGLAAFFNSFFFFYKILGTGWAIIISTILSAVIVEVVETMKRKRGLEANE from the coding sequence ATGGAAGCATCGGCTGCAGAAAGCAGTAATTCAAACTTTAGAAAAGGACTTCAAAGTGGCTTAAGTATTGCCATTGGCTATTTTCCTATCGCCTTAACCTTTGGGTTGCTGTCTAAAACGACGGGATTGAGCTTTTATGAAACGGTCTTGATGAGCCTGGTTGTATTCGCGGGTGCGAGCCAGTATATGTCATTAAGCCTCCTGGCAGCTGGTACCAATCCTATTCTGATCGTTTTGACAACCTTTATTGTGAATATACGGCATTTGCTTATGTCGGCATCCCTTAATGCCAAGGTTGAGGATGAAAAGATATGGAAAAAGGCTGTTTACGCCTTTGGAATCACCGATGAAACCTTTTCAGTTATGGCGACCAAAGACCAGACTGTCTCTACAGGTTTCGCATTCGGTGTAATCCTCATTTCTTATTTGAGCTGGGTAGTGAATTCCGGTATTGGCTTTATTATTGGTGCTGCACTCCCTAAGGTATTACAAGAGGGAATGACCGTGGCTCTTTACGCTATGTTTATTGGATTGCTGGTACCATCCATGAAAAAAAGCTTTAAGGTTGTATTTCTAGCCGGTTTGGCTGCCTTCTTTAATAGTTTCTTTTTTTTCTATAAGATTCTTGGAACAGGATGGGCAATTATTATTTCTACAATTCTATCAGCGGTAATAGTTGAAGTGGTAGAAACTATGAAACGAAAGAGGGGGCTGGAAGCAAATGAATAG
- a CDS encoding YhgE/Pip domain-containing protein codes for MKKSLFLAEWGRIFKSPRDIVQISAILLIPILYAGMFIWAFWDPYGHLNKLPVAVVNSDQGASMEGKKLELGSKLVDNLKEKKELDFHFLSKKEAYSDLNKRKYYMVIEIPENFSSNATTLLDKHPKKLELKYVQNPSMNYTSSKIEDSAVKEIKAGIAKEVTTTYAEEMFKNMKQMANGFAKARDGAGKLNVGAINVNDGSNKLKENLETLASKSIDFNNGLNKAGSGADSLAQVSNTLSKGLNQLATGSNQLLNASKQVENGTGQVASGSAKLENGLGNVDKNLPALISGTDKAKQGAQQIQNQLPDGIASGINQQLTSSTQQLNAGLDQLQTQLGSQLSQGIADQIYQQQTSQIQQLFASLKGKVPDSMLAELQNQVLQNAPSKDSLKQQLSKGINNGLDQGFSQFKDQVNKQMSSSAAGIQNQIKQQIAPSFNQLTSGLETINQNQVKLKNGIDQLYKGSQDLNQGAQKLNAGQQKYVDNMNEFNQQLNRAANGSQSIASGASQLASGIGQLQNGSSQLQNGAGRLADGSKQLADGTSKLNNGSNDLKNSLGDAAKKAGSIHSNNDTYNMVGDPVLLDKSNLNSVPNYGTGLTPYFLSLGLFVGALLLTIVYQIKDPVLMPRNGFTWYLGKFGVMVCVGVIQSLIADAILLMGIGIEVKNVPLFIISTIVTSLTYMAIIQFLVGLLGNPGRYLAIIVLILQLTTSAGTFPLELLPQGLQHLHYALPMAYSLQAFKAVISSGDFSFMWHNIEILCTFMLSFMVLTLVYFIVKLRDSKESIILIEQGQATESH; via the coding sequence ATGAAAAAATCTTTATTTCTTGCAGAATGGGGAAGAATTTTTAAAAGTCCTCGGGATATCGTTCAAATTTCTGCCATCCTTTTAATCCCCATTTTATATGCAGGAATGTTTATTTGGGCATTTTGGGATCCATATGGCCATTTGAACAAACTGCCCGTTGCAGTTGTCAATAGTGATCAGGGAGCCAGCATGGAAGGGAAAAAACTTGAGTTGGGATCCAAGCTTGTTGACAATCTTAAGGAAAAAAAGGAACTTGATTTTCATTTTCTCAGCAAAAAAGAAGCTTACAGCGATTTAAATAAGCGTAAATATTACATGGTCATCGAAATACCTGAAAACTTTTCTTCAAATGCTACAACGCTTCTCGACAAGCATCCAAAGAAGCTCGAACTAAAGTATGTTCAAAATCCTAGTATGAACTATACCTCTTCAAAGATTGAAGATTCTGCTGTGAAAGAGATAAAGGCGGGCATTGCAAAAGAAGTTACAACAACCTATGCTGAAGAAATGTTTAAAAATATGAAGCAAATGGCAAATGGTTTTGCGAAAGCGAGAGATGGCGCAGGTAAATTGAATGTAGGTGCCATAAATGTAAACGATGGCTCCAATAAATTAAAAGAAAATTTAGAGACACTTGCCTCAAAATCAATCGACTTTAATAATGGTTTGAATAAAGCAGGCTCAGGTGCCGACAGTCTTGCACAAGTCTCCAATACTTTATCAAAAGGGCTAAATCAGCTTGCAACAGGCAGCAATCAGCTCCTGAATGCATCTAAACAGGTTGAGAATGGAACAGGTCAGGTTGCAAGCGGTTCTGCTAAACTGGAAAATGGTTTAGGAAATGTCGATAAAAACCTGCCTGCCTTAATAAGCGGAACTGACAAGGCAAAACAAGGGGCCCAGCAAATTCAAAATCAGCTCCCTGATGGTATTGCGTCCGGTATTAATCAACAATTGACTTCTAGTACCCAGCAGCTTAATGCCGGTTTAGATCAGCTCCAAACCCAATTAGGTTCACAATTATCACAAGGGATAGCAGATCAGATTTATCAGCAGCAAACCAGCCAGATTCAGCAGCTCTTTGCCTCCCTTAAAGGAAAGGTACCGGACAGTATGCTTGCGGAGCTGCAAAATCAGGTGCTGCAAAACGCACCTTCTAAGGATTCCTTAAAGCAGCAGCTTTCTAAAGGAATTAACAATGGATTAGATCAAGGCTTTAGCCAGTTTAAAGATCAGGTCAACAAGCAGATGTCGAGTTCTGCAGCTGGTATCCAAAACCAAATTAAACAGCAAATTGCGCCTTCCTTTAATCAATTAACAAGCGGTCTGGAAACGATCAACCAGAACCAGGTGAAACTGAAAAACGGTATAGATCAATTGTATAAAGGATCACAGGACTTAAATCAAGGGGCACAGAAGCTGAATGCGGGTCAGCAGAAATATGTTGATAACATGAATGAATTTAATCAGCAGTTAAATCGGGCTGCTAATGGCTCTCAATCGATCGCTTCAGGTGCAAGCCAGCTGGCAAGCGGGATTGGCCAGCTTCAAAATGGTTCTTCACAGTTACAAAATGGTGCAGGGCGCCTCGCCGATGGTTCAAAGCAGCTAGCTGATGGAACATCAAAATTAAACAATGGCTCAAATGATTTGAAAAACAGCTTAGGGGATGCTGCCAAAAAGGCTGGATCCATACATTCAAACAATGACACGTACAACATGGTAGGAGATCCTGTACTCTTAGATAAGAGTAACCTGAATTCCGTTCCGAATTATGGTACTGGATTAACCCCTTATTTCTTATCGCTTGGATTGTTTGTAGGTGCGTTATTACTAACTATTGTTTATCAAATAAAAGATCCTGTCCTTATGCCGAGAAACGGATTTACATGGTATTTGGGCAAATTTGGAGTAATGGTTTGTGTAGGGGTTATCCAATCCCTTATAGCAGATGCCATTTTATTGATGGGAATAGGAATTGAAGTTAAAAATGTTCCTCTCTTTATTATAAGCACCATTGTCACCAGTCTTACCTACATGGCCATTATCCAATTCCTTGTTGGTCTTCTGGGAAATCCGGGACGCTACCTGGCCATTATCGTATTAATTTTGCAGCTGACAACAAGCGCAGGAACCTTCCCGCTTGAATTATTGCCTCAAGGATTGCAGCATCTTCATTATGCACTGCCGATGGCATACTCACTGCAGGCATTTAAAGCAGTCATCTCTAGCGGTGATTTCTCGTTTATGTGGCACAATATAGAAATTCTGTGTACATTTATGCTGAGCTTTATGGTATTAACCCTTGTTTATTTCATCGTAAAACTCAGGGACAGTAAAGAAAGTATCATACTAATAGAGCAAGGTCAGGCAACTGAATCCCATTAA
- a CDS encoding SCO family protein, with amino-acid sequence MKKSYMSLFLFLMLMLVLSACSSVNKEGIPIKNFSFTDQNGKSFSLKDLKGKVTIVDFIFTSCKTICPPMTYNMSELQKKILDKGYKDVQLVSYSIDPSVDTPKALKTYGLKFTNNLSDWHFLTGYSQNKIENFAKDNFKEIVVKPDNDDQVIHGTSFYLVNKKGQVVSDYSGTNTGKNPFDADKIMNDINALR; translated from the coding sequence ATGAAGAAATCGTATATGTCATTATTTTTGTTTCTTATGCTTATGCTTGTACTGTCAGCATGTTCTTCCGTTAATAAAGAAGGCATACCCATTAAAAATTTTTCTTTTACCGATCAAAATGGCAAATCATTTAGTCTTAAGGATTTAAAGGGCAAGGTTACAATAGTCGATTTTATATTTACTAGCTGTAAGACGATTTGTCCCCCAATGACTTACAATATGAGTGAGCTGCAAAAGAAAATTTTGGATAAAGGGTATAAAGACGTGCAGCTGGTCTCATATAGCATCGATCCTTCTGTGGACACACCTAAGGCTTTAAAAACCTATGGATTAAAATTTACAAATAATCTTTCTGACTGGCATTTCCTAACAGGCTATTCTCAAAACAAAATCGAAAACTTTGCAAAAGATAATTTTAAAGAAATTGTCGTAAAACCTGATAATGACGACCAGGTCATCCACGGAACAAGCTTCTATCTAGTCAATAAAAAGGGGCAGGTCGTTTCAGATTACTCAGGAACAAATACAGGGAAAAACCCCTTTGATGCAGATAAAATCATGAACGATATAAATGCACTTCGTTAA
- a CDS encoding MBL fold metallo-hydrolase produces MKLTIIGHWGGYPKLNEATTGYLLEHEGFKMLIDCGSAVFSAMQQFVLPEELDAVIISHYHEDHVADIGVLQYSLLNGKYLGKKTGTLPIYGHLEDQMGFDRLSFRDITEGVVYHPDEILQVGPFSIRFLKTKHPVPCYAMRIEAGNQVLVYTADSAFIHDFIPFSRDADLLLCECNFYGDMNGEQAGHMTSYQAGEMAEGAKVKKLVLTHLPQFGEVEQLKQEASERFSGEVELAALGLALEL; encoded by the coding sequence ATGAAACTGACTATAATTGGCCATTGGGGTGGATATCCAAAGCTGAATGAAGCCACAACAGGCTATTTACTCGAGCATGAAGGATTTAAGATGTTAATTGATTGCGGAAGCGCCGTTTTCTCCGCCATGCAGCAATTTGTGTTGCCTGAAGAGCTGGATGCGGTGATTATTTCCCACTATCATGAAGATCATGTTGCTGATATTGGCGTATTGCAATATTCTCTTTTAAATGGAAAATATTTAGGGAAAAAAACAGGCACCCTGCCGATTTACGGCCATTTAGAGGATCAAATGGGCTTTGACCGCTTATCCTTCAGGGATATTACTGAGGGAGTGGTATATCATCCTGATGAAATTCTTCAAGTAGGTCCCTTTTCCATTCGTTTTTTGAAGACGAAGCATCCTGTTCCGTGTTATGCAATGAGAATTGAAGCTGGCAATCAAGTTCTTGTATACACTGCAGATTCTGCTTTTATACATGACTTTATTCCCTTTTCAAGAGACGCAGATCTGTTATTGTGTGAATGCAATTTTTATGGAGATATGAATGGGGAACAAGCCGGCCACATGACAAGCTATCAGGCGGGGGAAATGGCTGAAGGGGCAAAAGTGAAGAAATTGGTACTAACACATCTTCCGCAATTTGGAGAAGTGGAACAATTGAAACAGGAAGCATCGGAACGGTTTTCCGGTGAAGTAGAGCTGGCAGCACTGGGACTAGCTCTGGAATTGTAG
- the yhfH gene encoding protein YhfH codes for MLNNVVDFFRNLPPKYCMDCGEEMEEQHECYGNKCTNCLKVKR; via the coding sequence ATGTTAAATAATGTTGTTGATTTTTTTAGGAATCTGCCCCCAAAATACTGTATGGACTGTGGAGAAGAGATGGAAGAACAGCATGAATGCTACGGGAATAAGTGTACTAACTGTTTAAAAGTAAAAAGGTAA
- a CDS encoding TetR/AcrR family transcriptional regulator, producing MAVDRRQLIIEAATKSFSLFGYKATTMDQVAKIANVGKGTIYTFFKNKEDLFDEIITTLIKEMRVAAEEVMDKKLSLHENANLALFKLLEFRKDHQLTIKLLQEERDMGTPAVREVLRKVEQAIINYISNIIQAAIDKGEIKPCNPEMTAFVMLKLYTSLIFDWEQFHRPLEKEEISELFELYLFKGLSL from the coding sequence GTGGCAGTGGATAGAAGGCAATTGATTATAGAGGCAGCAACAAAGTCTTTTTCCTTATTCGGCTATAAGGCAACAACAATGGATCAGGTAGCAAAGATTGCCAATGTGGGCAAGGGTACAATTTATACATTCTTTAAAAATAAGGAAGACCTGTTTGATGAAATTATAACTACGTTAATTAAAGAAATGCGGGTAGCAGCTGAGGAAGTAATGGATAAAAAGCTTTCACTGCACGAAAATGCTAATTTAGCTTTGTTTAAGCTGTTGGAGTTTCGAAAGGATCACCAATTGACCATTAAGCTTTTGCAAGAAGAAAGAGATATGGGAACACCTGCTGTGAGGGAAGTACTTAGAAAAGTGGAGCAGGCAATTATCAATTATATAAGTAACATTATTCAAGCAGCCATTGACAAGGGCGAAATTAAACCATGCAATCCGGAAATGACTGCCTTTGTTATGCTTAAGCTTTATACTTCACTTATCTTTGATTGGGAACAGTTTCATCGTCCATTGGAAAAAGAGGAGATATCAGAGCTTTTCGAGCTGTATTTGTTTAAAGGATTATCCCTTTAA
- a CDS encoding FixH family protein gives MKKIVFLSILAVMMAVTSACSTSNSSSELTKTMPEPIAVTLKVQSKASVNQEIPLKSIVKQGKDMVKDADEVMYETWKENQKDKDSMLDAKNEKDGTYTATVKFDQPGVYYVQVHVTARSMHDMPKTKIVIRK, from the coding sequence ATGAAGAAAATAGTATTCCTTTCTATTTTGGCTGTGATGATGGCAGTTACATCTGCCTGCAGTACATCAAACAGCAGCAGTGAACTGACGAAAACAATGCCTGAACCCATAGCCGTTACGTTGAAGGTTCAAAGCAAAGCCTCAGTTAATCAGGAGATCCCTTTAAAGTCCATCGTAAAACAGGGGAAAGATATGGTGAAGGATGCCGATGAAGTGATGTATGAAACCTGGAAGGAAAATCAGAAAGATAAAGACAGTATGCTGGATGCCAAAAACGAAAAGGATGGAACGTATACTGCCACAGTGAAATTTGATCAGCCGGGTGTTTATTATGTACAGGTTCATGTGACAGCCCGAAGCATGCATGACATGCCTAAAACGAAGATTGTTATCAGGAAGTGA
- the hemY gene encoding protoporphyrinogen oxidase: protein MPKGQRKVAVIGAGITGLATAYYLQQAIKEKKLSIQVYLIERSHRLGGKIQTVRQDGYIIEKGPESFLTRKKSAARLAEHVGMGNKLVRSINGKTYVLINDKLHPIPSGAATGLPSKWKPFLFSNLFSITGKLRASADLILPRSKERRDQSLGGFFKRRLGADVVENLIEPLVSGMYAGDIDQLSLLSTFPQYYEAEKRYRSLLIGMKKKAFSVPHDNYEDKDSDDFLTLEEGLESLVEAIEKKLEPDSVIKGLKVDSIKHQQHKNDYIISLNNDEKLIVDSVVVTLPHYTLPTLFPDQDFFEPFRHVPATSVATVTMAFPEEAIKNKIDGIGFMVARSSDSTITSCTLTHKKWPHAVPKGKALLRCYVGRSGAETIVDLSDDEIEHIVLEDIKDTLGISVKPDFTIVSRWVHAMPQYTVGHSERLEELRRNIKSELPGIFIAGSSYYGAGIPDCIDQGEEAVKQVLEYLGE, encoded by the coding sequence ATGCCAAAAGGACAGCGGAAAGTTGCAGTTATAGGTGCTGGAATAACCGGATTAGCAACTGCTTATTATTTACAGCAGGCTATTAAGGAAAAAAAACTGTCTATTCAAGTATATTTAATAGAAAGAAGCCATCGTCTCGGAGGGAAGATTCAAACAGTCCGGCAAGATGGTTATATTATTGAAAAAGGACCTGAATCCTTTTTGACAAGGAAAAAAAGTGCCGCTAGATTAGCAGAACATGTAGGGATGGGAAATAAACTTGTCAGAAGTATTAATGGGAAAACCTATGTGCTTATTAATGATAAGCTTCATCCAATTCCTTCGGGTGCTGCAACCGGCCTGCCGTCAAAATGGAAGCCGTTTCTTTTCTCTAACCTTTTTTCCATCACAGGAAAACTGAGGGCCTCAGCAGATTTGATATTGCCGAGGTCCAAGGAAAGGCGAGATCAATCCCTTGGAGGCTTCTTTAAGCGGCGCCTGGGCGCAGATGTGGTGGAAAACTTAATAGAACCTCTTGTTTCAGGCATGTATGCAGGAGATATTGATCAATTGAGCCTTTTATCTACTTTCCCACAATATTATGAAGCGGAAAAAAGGTATCGAAGCCTGCTAATTGGTATGAAAAAGAAAGCCTTTAGTGTACCTCATGATAATTATGAAGATAAGGATTCTGATGATTTCTTGACATTGGAAGAAGGCCTTGAATCATTGGTCGAAGCCATTGAGAAAAAACTGGAGCCTGACTCTGTCATAAAAGGATTAAAGGTAGATTCAATTAAACATCAACAGCATAAAAATGACTATATTATATCCTTAAACAATGATGAAAAGTTGATTGTTGACAGCGTAGTTGTAACATTGCCGCATTATACTCTCCCAACGCTTTTTCCCGATCAAGATTTTTTTGAACCCTTCCGGCATGTCCCTGCTACAAGTGTTGCTACCGTTACGATGGCATTTCCAGAAGAAGCCATAAAAAATAAAATTGATGGGATTGGGTTTATGGTGGCAAGAAGCAGTGACTCTACCATCACCTCATGTACTTTAACGCATAAAAAGTGGCCGCATGCAGTTCCAAAAGGGAAAGCCTTGTTAAGATGCTATGTGGGCAGATCAGGTGCTGAAACGATTGTAGATTTATCGGATGATGAAATAGAACATATTGTTCTGGAGGATATCAAGGATACCCTCGGGATATCTGTAAAACCTGATTTTACGATTGTTTCCAGATGGGTACATGCTATGCCACAGTATACTGTAGGGCACTCTGAAAGATTAGAAGAATTACGACGCAATATAAAAAGTGAATTGCCTGGAATTTTTATTGCTGGCAGCTCTTACTATGGTGCAGGAATACCTGACTGTATTGACCAGGGAGAAGAAGCGGTAAAACAGGTATTGGAATATTTAGGGGAATAA
- a CDS encoding lipoate--protein ligase has product MLFIDNKGITDPRINLAIEEYAVKNLDINESFLLFYINQPSIIIGKNQNTIEEINTEYVEKNNVIVVRRLSGGGAVYHDLGNLNFSFITKDDGESFHNFLKFTEPVIAALKKLGVDAKLSGRNDIQVGERKISGNAQFSTKGRMFSHGTLMLNCELDHVTQALKVKKDKIESKGIKSIRSRVANISEFLDQPLSIEEFRQILLENIFGGQEIPEYTLTSEDWEKIHQLSKNRYQQWDWNYGKSPSFNLQHSRRFPAGSIDIRLDVQKGLIDDCKIYGDFFGVGDVSEIENKLMGTRYEKKEIEKAIQNTDVSHYFGNITKEDLVELIY; this is encoded by the coding sequence TTGTTATTTATAGATAATAAAGGAATTACAGATCCCCGTATTAATTTGGCGATAGAAGAATATGCGGTTAAAAATTTGGATATTAATGAGAGCTTTCTTTTGTTTTACATTAACCAGCCTTCCATTATTATCGGGAAGAATCAAAATACCATAGAAGAAATTAATACAGAGTATGTGGAAAAAAATAATGTTATTGTTGTTAGGCGACTTTCAGGAGGGGGAGCCGTTTATCATGATCTTGGAAATCTAAATTTCAGCTTTATTACCAAGGATGACGGCGAAAGCTTTCATAACTTCCTGAAATTTACCGAACCGGTTATAGCAGCATTAAAAAAGCTTGGAGTAGACGCAAAACTGAGCGGGCGGAATGATATTCAGGTAGGGGAAAGAAAAATTTCAGGTAATGCCCAATTTTCCACAAAAGGAAGAATGTTCAGCCATGGAACTCTCATGCTGAATTGTGAGCTGGACCATGTAACTCAGGCCTTAAAAGTGAAAAAAGACAAGATAGAGTCGAAAGGGATAAAATCGATAAGGAGCAGGGTGGCAAATATATCGGAATTCTTAGATCAACCGCTTTCCATTGAGGAGTTCCGCCAAATCCTCCTTGAAAATATTTTCGGTGGACAAGAAATTCCTGAATATACCCTGACCTCAGAAGATTGGGAGAAGATTCATCAATTATCAAAAAATCGTTACCAGCAATGGGACTGGAATTATGGTAAATCACCAAGTTTTAATCTCCAGCATTCCCGCAGATTTCCTGCCGGAAGTATTGACATCCGCCTTGATGTACAAAAGGGATTAATTGATGATTGTAAGATTTATGGGGACTTTTTTGGTGTCGGTGATGTAAGTGAGATTGAAAATAAACTTATGGGTACCCGATATGAGAAAAAGGAAATTGAAAAAGCAATCCAAAACACGGATGTAAGTCACTATTTTGGCAACATAACAAAAGAAGACTTAGTTGAATTAATCTATTAG
- a CDS encoding fatty acid--CoA ligase family protein yields the protein MNLASHLKKTAAENADKTVYYFLDKPTTYAEFDTAVTKFADGLSKLGIKKGDHIALLLGNSPHFVISLYGAMRLGATVIPINPIYTPEEIGYIINNGDVKAVISLDLLVPLAGKLGAMLPKVEHYIICETNPASPPDLSVHPKLKSFTEVLVSGKTDFQAADTDTDDVAVILYTSGTTGKPKGAMLTHKNLYSNASDISNYLKINDQDRVITTLPMFHVFSLTVVVNAPIISGATMLIIPRFSPKEIFRVSKKYQATVFAGVPTMYNFLYQYPEGDPKDFSTFRLCISGGASMPVALLKNFETKFNVLISEGYGLSEASPVTAFNPLDRPRKPGSIGTSIMNVKNKVVNELGEEVPIGQVGELVVQGPNVMKGYYKMPEETAAAIRDGWLYTGDLAKMDEDGYFFIVDRKKDMVIVGGFNVYPREVEEVLYEHPDIVEAAVIGAPHPEQGEVIKCFVVTNNTLLTEKQLIAYCKERLAKYKLPASIEFLEELPKNTTGKILRRALKDKVLNQQA from the coding sequence ATGAATTTAGCTTCTCACTTAAAAAAGACAGCAGCTGAAAATGCAGATAAAACGGTTTATTATTTTTTAGATAAACCTACTACATATGCAGAATTTGATACGGCTGTTACTAAATTTGCCGATGGTCTAAGTAAGCTGGGTATTAAAAAAGGCGACCATATTGCACTTCTTCTTGGAAACTCACCTCACTTTGTCATCTCCTTATATGGGGCAATGAGACTGGGGGCAACGGTCATCCCTATTAATCCTATTTACACTCCGGAGGAAATCGGCTATATCATCAACAATGGGGATGTAAAGGCCGTTATTTCGCTGGACCTTTTAGTTCCGCTTGCAGGAAAGCTTGGGGCAATGCTTCCTAAGGTGGAACACTATATCATATGCGAAACGAACCCTGCCAGCCCGCCGGATTTATCTGTTCACCCAAAATTGAAATCGTTTACAGAAGTGCTTGTATCAGGCAAAACAGATTTTCAAGCAGCAGATACTGACACGGATGATGTGGCAGTCATCCTTTATACATCGGGGACAACCGGTAAGCCAAAAGGGGCAATGCTTACACATAAGAATCTCTACTCCAATGCAAGTGACATCAGTAACTATCTGAAAATCAATGATCAGGATCGTGTCATTACCACATTGCCGATGTTCCATGTATTCAGTTTAACAGTTGTAGTAAATGCACCAATCATCAGTGGTGCAACAATGCTGATCATACCTAGATTCAGCCCGAAAGAAATATTCAGAGTGTCAAAAAAATACCAAGCGACTGTATTTGCTGGTGTGCCAACTATGTATAACTTTTTATATCAATATCCGGAGGGAGATCCAAAGGATTTTTCCACTTTTCGTCTGTGCATCTCGGGAGGGGCCTCTATGCCAGTAGCTCTATTGAAAAATTTTGAGACAAAGTTTAACGTCTTAATCTCTGAAGGGTATGGACTATCTGAGGCATCACCGGTCACAGCATTTAACCCTTTGGATCGACCAAGAAAACCTGGTTCCATTGGAACGTCCATCATGAATGTAAAGAACAAAGTAGTAAATGAGCTCGGTGAAGAGGTTCCAATAGGACAGGTAGGAGAGCTTGTGGTGCAGGGACCGAATGTCATGAAGGGATATTATAAAATGCCCGAAGAAACCGCTGCAGCAATACGTGATGGCTGGCTGTATACCGGCGACTTGGCAAAAATGGACGAGGACGGCTATTTCTTTATTGTCGATCGGAAAAAGGATATGGTCATAGTTGGCGGCTTCAACGTTTATCCCCGTGAAGTGGAAGAAGTACTCTATGAACATCCAGATATTGTTGAGGCAGCAGTTATCGGGGCTCCTCATCCCGAGCAAGGAGAGGTCATTAAATGCTTTGTTGTAACAAACAACACGTTATTGACTGAGAAACAGTTAATAGCCTACTGCAAAGAACGCCTTGCTAAGTATAAACTGCCCGCATCAATCGAGTTTTTAGAAGAACTTCCCAAAAATACAACCGGTAAAATTTTGCGGCGTGCACTGAAGGATAAGGTTCTTAACCAGCAGGCGTAA
- a CDS encoding enoyl-CoA hydratase-related protein: MENILVDIHHHTATVTLNRPEAMNAFNYDTLCELAGTVENLRTNQDVRIVIFRGSGERAFSVGADLKERKTLSEQDVRRNVYKIGEVFSAVEKLPQPTIAAMNGHAFGGGMELALACDFRIVVKEALMGLTETSLAIIPGAGGTQRLPRLIGESKALELILTAKRMTAEEALHMGIVTYAEDREHFEECIDQFVSKIQANGPIAVQQAKFAVKNGMNTDLQTGLEIERKAYELTIPTEDRIEALEAFAEKRKPQFKGK; this comes from the coding sequence ATGGAAAACATATTAGTGGATATTCATCATCATACTGCAACGGTTACCCTTAATCGTCCAGAAGCGATGAATGCTTTTAATTATGATACATTGTGTGAACTGGCAGGCACAGTAGAAAATCTTCGTACAAACCAGGATGTGCGAATAGTCATCTTCCGGGGATCAGGCGAAAGGGCATTTAGTGTAGGGGCAGATTTAAAAGAACGAAAAACGCTCTCAGAACAAGATGTCCGCCGAAATGTTTATAAAATTGGAGAGGTATTTTCTGCGGTTGAAAAACTGCCTCAGCCTACGATTGCGGCTATGAATGGACATGCCTTTGGAGGCGGTATGGAGCTTGCTCTTGCCTGTGATTTCCGCATTGTAGTGAAGGAAGCGCTCATGGGGCTAACCGAAACCAGCCTTGCCATTATTCCTGGTGCTGGTGGGACACAGCGTCTTCCAAGATTGATCGGCGAGTCAAAAGCTCTCGAGCTAATTTTAACAGCTAAAAGAATGACAGCAGAGGAAGCGCTTCATATGGGTATCGTAACATACGCAGAAGACAGAGAACATTTCGAGGAGTGTATAGATCAGTTTGTGAGTAAAATACAGGCCAATGGTCCGATTGCCGTGCAGCAGGCAAAGTTCGCTGTGAAAAATGGGATGAACACGGATTTGCAGACAGGACTTGAAATTGAAAGAAAAGCCTATGAGTTAACCATTCCCACAGAAGACCGGATTGAGGCTCTTGAAGCCTTTGCTGAAAAACGAAAACCTCAATTTAAAGGGAAATAA